In Phormidium yuhuli AB48, one genomic interval encodes:
- a CDS encoding response regulator: MKRRKILLVEDNVAHVRLIQEAFKESQLSHDLIPVKDGVEAMDYLHQRAPHEDASRPDVILLDLNLPRKDGREVLAELKGDPHLAQIPVLVLTTSNNETDIQESYRLHANCYIQKSQNLQQLLAIVQTIQRFWLEVVTLPLDA; this comes from the coding sequence ATGAAACGCCGAAAAATTTTGCTGGTTGAGGATAATGTAGCTCATGTGCGCTTAATTCAGGAAGCGTTCAAGGAGAGTCAGTTATCCCATGACCTGATTCCGGTTAAGGATGGAGTGGAAGCCATGGATTATCTCCATCAACGGGCCCCCCATGAGGATGCTAGCCGACCTGATGTTATTCTCCTAGATCTCAATTTACCGCGCAAGGATGGCCGGGAAGTCTTGGCGGAGCTGAAAGGAGACCCTCATTTAGCCCAGATTCCAGTTTTGGTATTGACCACCTCGAATAATGAGACCGATATTCAGGAAAGTTATCGACTCCATGCCAACTGTTATATCCAGAAGTCGCAAAATCTTCAACAGTTATTGGCGATCGTACAGACAATTCAGCGGTTCTGGTTAGAGGTTGTTACCCTACCTCTGGATGCTTAA
- a CDS encoding ATP-binding protein — MIDSEAPIQYYDKIQPHGMVWVLSQEPDSNWRILQVSANSEAFLGLPPERLLSKPPAQLLDAKNREILKEALENLDPTIPPRFNLTLEGNQRSRTVQGRVHENADGLLILELEPRREETTVSLTAFYQTVRSHIRRLQTTDNIQHLCQTAVESIYEFTGFDRVMAYEFNPQGHGCVVAEAKREDLPAYLGLHYPDVDTRSCRHLFSCNYSRLIPDAQGPGVDLVPACNPETGRPVDLTYCELRGVVPCHQTYLKNMGVRSTLVMSLFRQQQLWGLISCHHLNTKYLQESQREACTLLVQSLSLELSVKSQRTEYADRVACQRKLSSLLEAMSETQDWVKGALENEDLFLGMVAASGAVIYRDGLCDQVGQTPSPIQILRLVSEIEAQMEEQVFSCDRLDEIDETAACYRDVGSGVLAISISPALRHYILWFRQEYRQTVRWAGNPNQAIEQTLESDGTVRLSPRGSFAEWCEQVQGQSLPWQDWETEAALALREAILKVVIRQADALAKLTRELERSNAELEKFAYVASHDLQEPLNLVSSYVQLLQLRYGDRLDQDAHEFIGFAVEGVTHMQRLIDDLLAYSRVGSRGEPFRPVSVNHVLERVRVNLQSRIDETHAMIEADDLPDVMADEIQLMQVFQNLIGNALKFHGDTPVTIQIQAEPDHHMWRFCIQDNGIGLEPQFAERIFSIFQRLHTRDEYPGTGIGLAICKRIVERHGGKIWVESSLGAGASFYFTLPVCQLGPVENA; from the coding sequence ATGATAGATAGCGAAGCTCCAATTCAGTATTACGACAAGATTCAACCTCATGGTATGGTTTGGGTCTTGTCCCAGGAACCTGATAGTAATTGGCGTATCCTACAAGTCAGTGCCAACAGTGAGGCGTTTCTCGGGCTGCCTCCGGAACGCCTACTCAGTAAGCCTCCAGCTCAACTCCTCGATGCCAAAAACCGTGAGATTCTCAAGGAAGCCCTAGAAAATCTCGATCCGACCATTCCCCCCCGTTTTAATTTAACCCTGGAGGGGAATCAGCGATCGCGAACCGTTCAAGGACGAGTCCATGAGAATGCCGATGGCCTCCTGATTTTAGAATTGGAACCCCGACGCGAGGAAACAACGGTCTCCCTAACCGCCTTTTATCAGACGGTTCGCTCCCATATCCGTCGGTTACAGACCACTGATAATATCCAGCATCTTTGTCAAACGGCAGTTGAGAGTATTTACGAATTTACCGGCTTTGATCGGGTGATGGCCTATGAGTTTAATCCCCAAGGTCATGGATGTGTCGTGGCGGAAGCCAAACGAGAAGACCTCCCGGCCTATTTAGGCCTACATTACCCAGACGTTGATACCCGGTCCTGTCGTCATCTGTTTAGCTGCAACTACAGCCGCCTGATTCCTGATGCTCAAGGGCCGGGTGTTGACCTGGTGCCGGCCTGTAATCCTGAAACGGGACGGCCTGTGGATTTGACCTATTGTGAATTGCGGGGGGTTGTTCCCTGTCACCAAACCTATTTGAAGAATATGGGGGTGCGCTCAACTCTGGTGATGTCTCTGTTCCGACAACAGCAGCTTTGGGGGCTGATTTCCTGTCATCATCTCAATACGAAATATTTACAGGAGTCTCAACGGGAAGCCTGTACGCTCTTGGTTCAGTCCCTATCCTTGGAACTGTCGGTAAAGAGTCAGCGGACGGAATATGCCGATCGCGTGGCCTGTCAGCGTAAGTTATCTTCGTTGCTTGAGGCCATGTCGGAGACTCAGGACTGGGTTAAGGGTGCGTTGGAGAATGAGGACTTGTTTTTGGGGATGGTGGCGGCGTCGGGGGCGGTGATTTATCGGGATGGCCTCTGTGATCAGGTCGGCCAAACTCCGTCCCCGATACAAATTTTGCGCTTGGTGTCTGAGATTGAGGCCCAGATGGAGGAGCAAGTCTTTAGTTGCGATCGCCTCGATGAGATTGACGAAACGGCCGCTTGTTATCGTGACGTGGGGAGTGGAGTGCTGGCCATCTCCATTTCACCGGCGCTGCGACATTATATTCTCTGGTTCCGCCAGGAATATCGGCAAACGGTGCGTTGGGCCGGAAACCCGAACCAGGCGATTGAGCAAACCTTAGAGTCAGATGGAACCGTCCGCTTATCTCCCCGAGGCTCGTTTGCTGAATGGTGTGAACAAGTGCAGGGTCAATCCCTGCCCTGGCAGGATTGGGAAACGGAGGCGGCCCTGGCGCTACGAGAGGCAATTTTGAAGGTGGTGATTCGTCAGGCGGATGCGTTGGCGAAGTTAACGCGGGAGTTGGAACGCTCCAATGCTGAGTTAGAGAAGTTTGCCTATGTGGCCTCCCATGACTTGCAGGAACCGCTGAATCTGGTGTCAAGTTACGTACAATTGCTGCAACTGCGTTATGGCGATCGCCTCGATCAGGATGCTCATGAGTTTATCGGTTTTGCGGTGGAAGGGGTGACCCACATGCAGCGTCTGATTGATGATCTCTTAGCGTATTCCCGGGTGGGATCTCGCGGTGAGCCATTTCGTCCCGTCTCCGTCAATCATGTTCTAGAACGAGTTCGGGTAAATTTACAGAGTCGTATTGATGAAACTCATGCCATGATTGAGGCAGATGACTTGCCTGATGTAATGGCAGATGAGATCCAGTTAATGCAGGTCTTTCAGAACTTGATTGGCAACGCCCTCAAGTTTCATGGAGATACCCCAGTCACGATTCAAATTCAGGCTGAGCCGGATCATCACATGTGGCGTTTTTGTATTCAGGATAATGGCATTGGCCTAGAACCCCAGTTTGCGGAACGTATTTTCTCGATTTTTCAACGGTTACATACCCGCGATGAATATCCGGGAACCGGCATTGGCCTGGCAATTTGTAAACGAATTGTGGAACGTCATGGTGGCAAAATCTGGGTAGAATCCTCGTTAGGCGCTGGAGCTAGCTTTTATTTTACCCTCCCGGTTTGTCAGCTCGGGCCTGTTGAGAATGCGTGA